The nucleotide sequence AATGCCGCCGGTTTCCAATACAACCTTACCGGGTTCTTTATGTACTAAGGTTCCGGAAATACTATAAAACATTGTATTTTCCTGTTAAACTCAGTCCGAGGCAAATCCCGCAGGCTAAAGCATCCGTTGCATCAAGAGGGATCTTTTTGTCAAATGTTTTACCCAAGTGAAGTTCCACCAGTTTTTTTACCTGATGTTTATCGGCTTTGCCGTATCCCACAACAGATTTTTTTATCTGCAATGCGGTGAATTCAAACATTTCAACGTTGCATCCCAACAAGGTGGCAATTATGGCTCCTCGTGTCTGTCCCAATAGAATTGCACTTTTTACATTTACCGAATAGAAAATATCTTCCACAGCAGCATACTCAGGTTTATATTCAGTGTAAAGGTTCTGCAGTGAGGAGCAAATTGTTTTAAGGCGCTCAGGCAGAGAATTTTTGGCATTGGTCTTTATTACATAGTGAGAGTTATAAGATATTTTTTTCTCATAAACGTCCAGAATGCCTATACCAGTATTGTTGAGGCCGGGATCTATTCCAAAGATAATCAACGTTATTCGTCCTCTAATTCACTGTCATCTATGTCAAAATTTGCATAAACTTCCTGAACGTCATCTAAATCTTCCAGTGCTTCAATAAGGTTAATGACTTTTTTGGCATTATCCCCTTTTACTTCTATAGTTGTTTTCGGTCTCATGGTTACTTCGGCATATTCGTATGAAATGTTTTCCGACTCAATTGTCTTTTTTACGTCTTCGTAGTCTGCGGGGTCACAAATTATTTCGTATGAGTCATCACCCGTTTCCACATCTTCGGCACCTGCATCAATAGCCAATGACATTATCTGGTCCTCTCCGACGTTGTTAAGGGGGATGCTTATTACACCTTTTTTCTCAAAAATCCAGGAAACACATCCTGCTTCACCCATATTGCCGTTTTTCTTAGCCATTGTGCTGCGTACTTCAGAAACGGTTCTGTTTTTATTGTCCGTAAGTGCCTGGACAAGTATTGCCACACCTTCCGGACCGTAGCCTTCATACATAACGTCCTCAAAGTTTGCTTCGTTACCTTCTCCCGTTCCTTTTTTTATAGCTCTGTCCACATTATCCTTAGGTAAATTAACTGCTTTTGCCTTGTCCAGTGCCATTCTCAGACGCGGGTTCATTTCAGGATCACCGCCGCCAAGCTTAGCTGCCACGGTTATCTCTTTAGCGACTTTTGTGAAAACCTTCCCTTTTTTTGCATCCTGAGCCGCTTTACGGTGTTTTATGTTTGCCCATTTACTGTGTCCTGCCAATTTTTTCCTCCGTTGATATGAACTGAATGTATGCTTATAAGAAAATTTAGCTCAAAATTCAAGATATGTTTGTATTATGTTGTAAAAGTATTGAAATGATAGAAAAAGCAGCGGCACTTTAAGAAACTGTGCCGCCGATAATGCATGGATTAATCCACTAACACCATTTCTTCTCCGCAACAAACAAGGTCACCGGCTCCATTCTCCAAAACTTCAACTTTGTTACCACATATTTCACAGTAATAAACTTCTCCCACTTCAGTAGCCATAATAACCTCCTATATTTTTTTCCCTTTTTAAGGAATTATGTTATAATTTTATATGCAAGTAAAATGTATTGCAAATGAATTTTAATTATGGTGGAAAGATTCATTGATATATTATGATTCCTTGACTGCACAAAACAGACCGTATAAAAGAGCTGTATCCTGGAATAAAACATTGCGGATTTTAAACGTCAAGGCAGAAAAGGGGATGTTGGGTAAAAAA is from Flexistipes sp. and encodes:
- a CDS encoding YebC/PmpR family DNA-binding transcriptional regulator; this encodes MAGHSKWANIKHRKAAQDAKKGKVFTKVAKEITVAAKLGGGDPEMNPRLRMALDKAKAVNLPKDNVDRAIKKGTGEGNEANFEDVMYEGYGPEGVAILVQALTDNKNRTVSEVRSTMAKKNGNMGEAGCVSWIFEKKGVISIPLNNVGEDQIMSLAIDAGAEDVETGDDSYEIICDPADYEDVKKTIESENISYEYAEVTMRPKTTIEVKGDNAKKVINLIEALEDLDDVQEVYANFDIDDSELEDE
- a CDS encoding desulfoferrodoxin FeS4 iron-binding domain-containing protein, with product MATEVGEVYYCEICGNKVEVLENGAGDLVCCGEEMVLVD
- the ruvC gene encoding crossover junction endodeoxyribonuclease RuvC; amino-acid sequence: MIIFGIDPGLNNTGIGILDVYEKKISYNSHYVIKTNAKNSLPERLKTICSSLQNLYTEYKPEYAAVEDIFYSVNVKSAILLGQTRGAIIATLLGCNVEMFEFTALQIKKSVVGYGKADKHQVKKLVELHLGKTFDKKIPLDATDALACGICLGLSLTGKYNVL